In Deltaproteobacteria bacterium, the DNA window ATGCATCGTAGCGCCCGCGCAGGCGGGCATGAGGGTTTAGTTATGAAAAGACCAAGGCAGGGCCTGTTCAGCCTCATCATTCTTATCCTGGCCGTCCTTTTACCCTTGATCGTCCGGCAGGAATATTATCAACACCTCATGATCCTGGTCCTCATGTGGGTGGTCATTGGTTCTTCCTGGAACCTGTTGGCCGGCTTTACCGGTCAGGTCTCTTTCGGCCATGCGGCCTTCTTCGGAATTGGGGCCTATACGGCCGGCATACTAAATACAAAACTGGGACTTTCTCCCTGGTGGGGGATGGCCTTTGGAGGCGGAACGGCTGTAATCCTCGGCATCCTCATCGGTTATCTCTGCTTCCGGTTGAGGGGCCCTTATTTTGCCCTGGCCACCCTGGCCTCCGGGGAGATCCTGAGGCTTGTCGCCAATAACTGGGTGGACTTTACCGAAGGCATGGTGGGGATCATGATCATCCAGACCTTTGCCAGCAAGCTTCCCTATTATTATATCGTCCTTTTCATCGCCGCCGCCTGTTTCTGGATCATCAAGTTGGTCATGAACTCCAAATGGGGCTATTATTTTGTCTCCATCCGGGAAGACCAGGATGCCGCCGAATCCCTGGGGATCAGTACCCCCTTTTATAAAAATATCTCCTTGATGATCAGTTCTTTTTTCACCGGGACGGTGGGGGCTTTTTATATGAATTATATGGGATTCATCGACCCGGCGGTCGTATTTTCGCTCCATGATGTCTCCATACAGGCCATCCTGGTCGGGATCATCGGCGGTGTGGCCACCTTATGGGGTCCGGCTGTAGGCGCCCTGGTCATGGTCGGCATCCAGGAACTTTTCCGCACCGCCCTCTTTGGACTGGGTCCCCAATGGATCAGTCAC includes these proteins:
- a CDS encoding branched-chain amino acid ABC transporter permease, which encodes MKRPRQGLFSLIILILAVLLPLIVRQEYYQHLMILVLMWVVIGSSWNLLAGFTGQVSFGHAAFFGIGAYTAGILNTKLGLSPWWGMAFGGGTAVILGILIGYLCFRLRGPYFALATLASGEILRLVANNWVDFTEGMVGIMIIQTFASKLPYYYIVLFIAAACFWIIKLVMNSKWGYYFVSIREDQDAAESLGISTPFYKNISLMISSFFTGTVGAFYMNYMGFIDPAVVFSLHDVSIQAILVGIIGGVATLWGPAVGALVMVGIQELFRTALFGLGPQWISHGHALAFGILVVLTILYLSNGLVGDWNKIKKIFLRKAAREAS